The following proteins are encoded in a genomic region of Sorangiineae bacterium MSr12523:
- a CDS encoding amidohydrolase family protein, giving the protein MKSTRVLGLVLLPALAACGSSPPPATAPSSKAAPQITAAPPVAKSDAKVVRRSDTVLSRKAGGSVVTSHPDGSAEFSYQYINNGRGPKVDGRWRTAPDGTLAFFAAKGTHVRATPIDESFSIDTTGGKTRARWKSAEEQGEKELTGPAFYIPVAPLPEITEILFAALQKHGGKIALLPDGEARLERFGEATVRASGQEKHLVAWGITGLDLLPQYFWAEDDGSFFGFAGTWWWHFPEGWEGANDTLVAAEKAFDAKRERDQFARFAHRAPAEGMVFQHARVLDVAKKRWLPDHSVTVVGGKIVGVGPSKGAKVPKGAEVVDLSGKALAPGLWEMHAHLTREEGMLDIAAGVTTSRDLGNDPDFVDELKKHFDEGAAVGPHVLRSGFIEGRGAGAAGSKITATTEEEAKAAVDFYAKRGWEGIKIYNSIKPELVPILARLAHEKKMRVSGHIPAFMRAEEAVRAGYDEIQHMNMLFLNFFVEKDTDTRSLLRFTLVADKAPSFDIASKPAQDFIKLLRERKTVVDPTLDVFEKQFLARQGRVLPSYKSLVDRLPLQVQRGYLTGGLKVPEGKDEHYAQAFGKMLQMLKALHDAGVTIVAGTDEGGGLHLHHELALYVQSGIPTGDVLQLATLGSARVMGRDKTSGSIAVGKDADFFVVDGDPLEHIEDLRKITTTVRGGVVFAAGDLHEAMGVKR; this is encoded by the coding sequence ATGAAATCCACTCGCGTTCTTGGTCTCGTGCTGCTGCCAGCTCTAGCGGCGTGTGGCTCCTCTCCGCCTCCGGCAACCGCCCCGAGCTCGAAGGCGGCGCCCCAGATCACGGCCGCGCCGCCTGTCGCCAAGTCCGACGCAAAGGTCGTCCGTCGAAGCGATACGGTGCTCTCCCGCAAGGCGGGCGGCAGCGTCGTCACGTCCCACCCCGATGGGAGCGCGGAATTTTCGTACCAGTACATCAACAATGGGCGCGGGCCCAAGGTCGACGGCCGCTGGAGAACCGCGCCCGATGGCACCCTGGCCTTCTTCGCGGCCAAGGGCACGCATGTGCGAGCTACCCCCATCGACGAATCCTTTTCCATCGACACCACCGGAGGAAAGACGCGCGCCCGATGGAAGAGCGCCGAAGAACAGGGCGAAAAGGAACTCACCGGTCCCGCCTTCTACATCCCGGTCGCTCCCCTGCCCGAGATCACGGAAATCCTCTTTGCCGCCCTGCAGAAACACGGCGGCAAGATTGCGTTGCTGCCCGATGGCGAGGCACGGCTCGAGCGCTTTGGAGAGGCCACGGTGCGCGCGAGCGGTCAAGAAAAGCATCTCGTGGCGTGGGGAATCACCGGTCTCGATCTTCTTCCGCAGTACTTCTGGGCGGAGGACGACGGCAGCTTCTTCGGGTTCGCCGGCACGTGGTGGTGGCACTTTCCCGAGGGCTGGGAGGGCGCAAACGACACGCTGGTCGCGGCGGAAAAGGCCTTCGATGCCAAGCGAGAGCGCGATCAGTTCGCACGCTTCGCGCACCGGGCACCGGCCGAGGGGATGGTGTTCCAGCACGCGAGGGTCCTGGACGTCGCGAAGAAGCGTTGGCTGCCGGATCATTCGGTGACGGTGGTCGGCGGTAAAATCGTGGGGGTTGGACCGTCGAAGGGCGCGAAGGTCCCCAAAGGGGCGGAGGTGGTCGACCTCAGCGGGAAGGCACTCGCCCCGGGCCTGTGGGAAATGCACGCCCATCTGACCCGTGAAGAAGGGATGCTCGACATCGCCGCGGGGGTCACGACCTCGAGAGATCTCGGCAACGATCCCGACTTCGTCGATGAATTGAAGAAGCACTTCGACGAGGGCGCCGCCGTGGGCCCGCACGTGCTGCGTTCAGGCTTCATCGAAGGCCGCGGCGCGGGCGCTGCCGGTTCGAAGATCACGGCCACGACGGAGGAGGAAGCCAAGGCCGCCGTCGATTTCTACGCCAAGCGCGGGTGGGAAGGCATCAAGATCTACAATTCGATCAAGCCCGAACTGGTGCCGATCCTCGCGCGGCTGGCCCACGAAAAGAAGATGCGCGTGAGCGGACACATTCCGGCGTTCATGCGCGCCGAGGAGGCCGTGCGCGCGGGGTACGACGAGATTCAGCACATGAACATGCTGTTTCTGAACTTCTTCGTCGAGAAGGACACGGACACGCGAAGCCTGCTGCGATTCACATTGGTGGCCGACAAAGCGCCTTCGTTCGATATCGCTTCGAAACCGGCCCAAGACTTCATCAAATTGCTGCGCGAGCGAAAGACGGTGGTCGATCCCACGCTCGACGTGTTCGAAAAACAGTTCCTCGCGCGCCAGGGACGAGTTCTGCCCAGCTACAAATCACTCGTCGACCGACTGCCGTTGCAGGTTCAGCGAGGATACCTCACCGGTGGACTGAAGGTTCCGGAAGGCAAAGACGAACATTACGCGCAAGCATTCGGCAAGATGCTTCAGATGCTCAAGGCGCTGCACGACGCCGGCGTCACCATCGTGGCCGGCACCGACGAGGGGGGCGGGCTCCATCTGCACCACGAGCTCGCGCTCTACGTTCAATCCGGCATTCCGACGGGTGACGTCCTTCAATTGGCCACTTTGGGCTCGGCGCGGGTGATGGGGCGCGACAAGACGTCGGGATCCATCGCCGTGGGCAAGGACGCGGATTTCTTCGTGGTCGATGGTGACCCGCTGGAGCACATCGAAGACCTTCGCAAGATCACCACCACCGTGCGCGGAGGCGTCGTGTTCGCCGCGGGCGACCTTCACGAGGCCATGGGTGTGAAACGTTGA
- the preA gene encoding NAD-dependent dihydropyrimidine dehydrogenase subunit PreA: protein MADLSIDFAGIKSPNPFWLASAPPANSGEQIMRAFDAGWGGAVWKTLGDPIVNVSSRFGALDYGGQKVMGFTNIELISDRPLEDNLREVREVKKRYPKHAVVVSVMTETRDDWRVLIRRCEDAGADGLELNFGCPHGMCERGMGSSVGQEPRLLEEITSWAKEFAKTPVLVKLTPNVGDILEPGRAGVRGGADGLSLVNTFKSIISVDLDRMVPEPRVGMDSTNGGYCGPAVKPIALHMVASLARDPRIGIPLSGIGGISNWRDAAEFIALGCTSVQVCTAVMHYGFRIVEDMIDGLSNYLDERGMKSVNDLRGRAVRQFREWGELDLGYQLVARIDSNKCIGCQLCVSACHDGAHQCIFTGTEDRKRPPHAHAPHVMAKAPQPQVIGAVAGTRVPWVDEPECVGCNLCALVCPVPECITMEQTSASALKGDTWNRRVQEGRNKVPGGIHEF from the coding sequence ATGGCTGATTTGAGCATCGACTTCGCGGGCATCAAGAGCCCGAACCCGTTCTGGCTTGCGTCGGCACCGCCGGCGAACAGCGGCGAACAGATCATGCGCGCCTTCGATGCAGGGTGGGGCGGCGCGGTCTGGAAGACACTGGGAGATCCCATCGTGAACGTGTCCAGCCGCTTCGGCGCGCTCGATTACGGCGGGCAAAAAGTGATGGGCTTCACCAACATCGAGCTCATCTCGGATCGCCCGCTCGAGGACAACCTGCGCGAGGTGCGCGAGGTCAAAAAGCGCTACCCGAAGCACGCCGTCGTCGTCTCGGTGATGACGGAGACGCGCGACGACTGGCGCGTTCTCATCCGCCGCTGCGAGGACGCGGGCGCGGACGGCCTCGAGCTGAACTTCGGTTGTCCGCACGGCATGTGCGAACGCGGCATGGGCTCGTCCGTCGGGCAGGAGCCGCGGTTGCTCGAGGAGATCACCTCGTGGGCGAAGGAGTTCGCCAAGACGCCCGTGCTGGTGAAGCTCACGCCGAACGTGGGCGACATCCTCGAACCGGGGCGCGCGGGCGTGCGCGGAGGCGCCGACGGTCTGTCGCTGGTCAACACGTTCAAGAGCATCATCTCGGTCGATCTGGATCGCATGGTGCCCGAGCCGCGCGTCGGCATGGACTCGACCAACGGCGGCTATTGCGGCCCCGCGGTGAAGCCGATTGCGCTGCACATGGTGGCCTCGCTGGCGCGCGATCCGCGCATCGGCATTCCCTTGAGCGGCATCGGTGGCATCTCCAACTGGCGCGACGCCGCGGAGTTCATCGCCCTCGGCTGCACCAGCGTGCAAGTCTGCACGGCGGTGATGCACTACGGCTTCCGCATCGTCGAAGACATGATCGATGGCCTGAGCAACTACCTCGACGAGCGCGGCATGAAGAGCGTGAACGACCTTCGCGGTCGCGCCGTGCGCCAATTCCGCGAGTGGGGAGAGCTCGACCTCGGCTACCAACTCGTGGCGCGGATCGATTCGAACAAGTGCATCGGCTGCCAGCTCTGCGTCTCGGCATGCCACGACGGCGCGCACCAGTGCATCTTCACGGGGACCGAAGATCGAAAGCGCCCGCCGCACGCCCACGCCCCGCACGTGATGGCGAAGGCGCCGCAGCCGCAGGTCATCGGCGCGGTCGCGGGCACTCGCGTTCCCTGGGTCGACGAGCCGGAGTGCGTCGGCTGCAACCTGTGCGCCTTGGTCTGCCCCGTGCCGGAGTGCATCACCATGGAGCAAACGTCGGCCTCGGCCCTGAAGGGCGACACGTGGAACCGCCGCGTGCAGGAAGGTCGCAACAAGGTGCCGGGCGGTATTCACGAATTCTAG
- a CDS encoding ABC transporter ATP-binding protein produces MSFVIEVDGVSKLYGSGKSQVRALVDATLKIAPGEFISLIGPSGCGKSTLLRLIADLHQPTHGTIRINGKSPRQARLDREFGMVFQSPVLYEWRTVLRNVLLPLEIMGVPAAEAKEKARAMLRLVGLGAFENHHPWQLSGGMQQRVAIARALVFHPPILMMDEPFGALDELTRERLNNELLNLWQSQEKSTVVFVTHSIQEAVFLSSRVVVMSPRPGKIETIVDIGLPRPRTGEMRDQPRFLELVKQVRQALREDEPLAVGAGA; encoded by the coding sequence ATGAGTTTCGTGATCGAAGTCGATGGCGTCAGCAAATTGTATGGCAGTGGCAAAAGCCAGGTTCGCGCCTTGGTCGATGCGACCTTGAAGATTGCCCCGGGCGAATTCATCTCCCTGATTGGCCCCTCGGGATGCGGCAAATCGACCTTGCTGCGGCTCATTGCCGATCTGCATCAGCCCACGCACGGAACGATTCGCATCAATGGCAAGTCCCCGCGCCAGGCCCGGCTCGATCGCGAGTTCGGCATGGTGTTCCAATCGCCGGTGCTCTACGAGTGGCGAACGGTTTTGCGCAACGTGCTTTTGCCGCTCGAGATCATGGGCGTGCCCGCCGCCGAAGCGAAGGAAAAGGCGCGGGCGATGTTGCGGCTCGTGGGGCTCGGCGCCTTCGAGAACCACCACCCGTGGCAGCTGTCCGGCGGCATGCAGCAGCGCGTGGCCATCGCGCGGGCACTCGTGTTCCACCCGCCCATTTTGATGATGGACGAGCCCTTCGGCGCCTTGGACGAGCTCACGCGCGAGCGCTTGAACAACGAGCTTTTGAATCTCTGGCAAAGCCAGGAAAAGTCGACCGTGGTGTTCGTCACTCACAGCATCCAGGAGGCCGTGTTCCTGAGCAGCCGCGTGGTGGTCATGTCCCCGCGCCCCGGGAAGATCGAGACCATCGTCGACATCGGTCTGCCGCGCCCGCGCACCGGCGAAATGCGCGATCAGCCGCGCTTTTTGGAGCTGGTGAAGCAAGTGCGCCAGGCGTTGCGCGAGGACGAACCGCTTGCCGTAGGGGCAGGAGCATGA
- a CDS encoding carboxypeptidase-like regulatory domain-containing protein: protein MKRGSTWLIGFLAASAATLVLGPGCGSDNESGFDDRTQDGGLGDENHGGSFGEGGVGSDARPCTGLCQQQVQCPNGGDTTVSGVVYDPAGKVPLYNVVVYVPNAPVEPIQSGASCDRCDGKLYSGNPLTGVQTNAKGEFKIPHMPVGKDIPLVIQLGKWRREIKIPQVSACTNTALADKNQTRLPRTRAEGNIPLMAITTGGADSMECLPLRMGIDISEFTSKGGEGRVHLYKGEDLLEEEDPDERAYSTSGFRAGFGDGKAFPKSTELWNTVDQLKKYDMVILSCEGGRNPKSKPPAARQALYDYESMGGRVFASHWHEYFFSEGPAAVKSTGGWNPEAPEVEGKTHMSTIRTDFPKGAAFADWLQNVKATTTKGQLAIKDARAVLSSVKADLATKWSEVPHYPDAAKASDPAAVQLMSYNAPIGAKDDKICGRAVFTDMHVSSGATQDIAGKQGTLFPAGCQGFNTAGGFTSVDLSPQEKALEFMLFDLASCVSNDNEPPPPIIVH, encoded by the coding sequence ATGAAGAGGGGATCAACGTGGCTTATCGGCTTTCTTGCGGCTTCTGCGGCCACGCTTGTGCTCGGTCCGGGCTGCGGTAGCGACAACGAATCGGGTTTTGACGACCGAACCCAAGACGGCGGATTGGGAGACGAGAACCACGGCGGCAGCTTCGGCGAGGGCGGCGTGGGATCGGACGCGCGACCGTGCACGGGATTGTGCCAGCAGCAGGTGCAATGCCCGAACGGGGGCGACACCACCGTGAGCGGCGTCGTCTACGATCCCGCCGGCAAGGTTCCTCTCTACAACGTCGTCGTGTACGTGCCCAACGCGCCCGTGGAGCCGATCCAATCCGGAGCCTCGTGCGACCGATGCGATGGAAAGCTCTACTCGGGCAACCCGCTCACGGGCGTGCAGACCAATGCCAAGGGTGAATTCAAGATTCCCCACATGCCCGTGGGAAAGGACATCCCGCTGGTGATCCAGCTCGGAAAGTGGCGCCGCGAGATCAAGATTCCGCAGGTCTCGGCCTGCACGAACACCGCCCTCGCCGACAAGAATCAAACGCGCCTGCCTCGCACCCGGGCGGAGGGAAACATCCCGCTCATGGCCATCACCACGGGCGGGGCCGACTCCATGGAGTGCCTGCCGCTGCGCATGGGGATCGACATCAGCGAGTTTACCAGCAAGGGAGGCGAGGGCCGCGTCCACCTCTACAAAGGCGAGGACCTGCTCGAGGAAGAGGATCCGGACGAGCGCGCCTATTCCACCTCGGGGTTCCGCGCGGGCTTCGGCGACGGCAAGGCTTTCCCGAAGTCCACCGAGCTATGGAACACGGTGGACCAGCTCAAGAAATACGACATGGTGATCCTTTCGTGCGAGGGCGGCCGAAATCCGAAGAGCAAGCCACCGGCCGCGCGCCAAGCGCTCTACGATTACGAGTCGATGGGCGGGCGCGTGTTCGCCTCGCATTGGCACGAGTACTTCTTCAGCGAAGGTCCCGCCGCCGTCAAGTCGACGGGTGGATGGAATCCCGAGGCGCCGGAGGTGGAAGGCAAGACGCACATGTCCACGATCCGCACCGACTTCCCCAAAGGTGCCGCCTTCGCCGATTGGCTTCAAAACGTGAAGGCCACGACGACGAAAGGGCAACTCGCCATCAAGGACGCGCGCGCGGTCCTCAGCTCGGTCAAGGCGGACCTGGCTACGAAGTGGAGCGAGGTGCCCCACTACCCCGACGCCGCCAAGGCGAGCGATCCCGCGGCAGTCCAGCTCATGTCCTACAACGCCCCAATCGGCGCCAAGGACGATAAAATCTGCGGCCGCGCGGTCTTCACCGACATGCACGTCTCGTCCGGCGCCACGCAAGACATCGCCGGCAAACAGGGCACGCTGTTCCCAGCGGGCTGCCAAGGCTTCAACACCGCGGGCGGCTTCACCAGCGTCGATCTGTCCCCGCAGGAAAAGGCCCTCGAGTTCATGCTCTTCGACCTAGCGTCCTGCGTCTCCAACGACAACGAACCTCCCCCGCCCATCATCGTGCACTGA
- a CDS encoding S41 family peptidase: protein MKTTWVAAFALALTTCGAPSPGGGPALGGPAVVSDPTLDEMDALVRKKFYSEAVLEKVQWPKLVAAARSKLGKVRTPEERVSVLQDLLAGLHTSHTEYLPRTEPKYWELASIFEEIFAEVPAQCPEKEKRLPSLPIAWQDIGVAWKRIEGRWFVGGVFEGGPAAKAGLLLGDEVVEADAKPFEPVAAFARRQDQTVELTYRRTRGGALAKVRVVPRTSQPAKSLQEAMRASARIVEGNGARLAYVHVWSWTGDTMQQELESAIARLNKEKPSGYILDIRDGWGGAAPDYMDIFHKDVPVLVSRNREGQEFRVDAKIRVPAVVLINGGSRSGKETMAYGIKKHALAKLVGERTAGAMVAGSAHCMPDGALLYLATASVQVDGEVLEGRGVAPDVEVPFDIRYAAGRDAQLDAAMRALSAQATTSLQGGPK from the coding sequence ATGAAGACGACGTGGGTGGCTGCGTTCGCGCTCGCGCTGACGACGTGTGGAGCGCCGAGTCCGGGGGGCGGGCCGGCGCTCGGCGGGCCGGCGGTGGTCTCCGACCCAACGCTCGACGAGATGGACGCGCTCGTTCGAAAGAAGTTCTACTCGGAGGCCGTCCTCGAGAAGGTGCAGTGGCCCAAGCTGGTGGCCGCGGCGCGCTCCAAACTGGGCAAGGTGCGCACGCCGGAGGAGCGGGTTTCCGTGCTGCAGGATCTCCTTGCGGGTCTGCACACGTCGCACACCGAGTACTTGCCGCGCACGGAGCCGAAGTACTGGGAGCTCGCCTCGATCTTCGAGGAGATTTTCGCAGAGGTTCCCGCGCAATGCCCGGAGAAGGAAAAGCGGCTGCCGTCGTTGCCCATCGCATGGCAGGACATCGGCGTCGCCTGGAAACGCATCGAGGGGCGCTGGTTCGTGGGCGGCGTCTTCGAGGGCGGGCCTGCCGCGAAGGCAGGGCTTCTGCTCGGCGATGAAGTCGTGGAGGCCGACGCGAAGCCGTTCGAGCCGGTGGCGGCGTTTGCACGGCGGCAGGACCAAACCGTGGAGCTCACGTACCGGCGCACGCGGGGCGGTGCACTGGCCAAGGTGCGCGTCGTGCCGCGGACGTCGCAGCCGGCGAAGTCGCTTCAAGAGGCGATGCGCGCGAGTGCACGCATCGTGGAGGGCAACGGCGCGCGCCTGGCGTACGTGCACGTGTGGTCCTGGACGGGCGACACGATGCAGCAGGAGCTCGAATCGGCCATTGCGAGGCTCAATAAGGAGAAGCCGTCGGGTTACATCTTGGATATCCGCGATGGGTGGGGCGGGGCCGCGCCGGACTACATGGATATCTTTCACAAGGACGTGCCGGTTCTCGTCTCGCGCAACCGCGAGGGGCAGGAATTTCGTGTCGACGCGAAAATCCGCGTGCCCGCGGTCGTTCTCATCAACGGGGGAAGCCGCAGCGGCAAAGAAACGATGGCCTATGGCATCAAGAAGCACGCGCTGGCAAAGCTCGTGGGCGAGCGGACGGCGGGCGCCATGGTGGCAGGAAGCGCGCACTGCATGCCCGATGGGGCGCTGCTCTACCTGGCCACAGCCTCGGTGCAGGTCGACGGTGAGGTCCTGGAAGGACGCGGCGTCGCGCCCGACGTCGAGGTTCCATTCGATATCCGCTACGCGGCAGGCCGCGATGCGCAACTCGATGCGGCGATGCGCGCGTTGAGTGCGCAAGCGACAACTTCGCTGCAGGGTGGGCCGAAATGA
- a CDS encoding FAD-dependent oxidoreductase, protein MNSVFEEVNHSTVAAVENSNGGPAKEGARVPKLPKNRVELELLDKKPTLTPAEAKAEADRCLYCQDAPCIKACPTEIDIPTFIKKIASDNVRGSAKTIFEQNLLGYSCSRVCPVEVLCVGSCVYNAWHREPIAIGRLQRYATEMATAVGKPPLFSPKPRSGRKVALIGAGPASLSCAGYLALEGHQAVIFEKRAFAGGLNTTGIAPYKLHAEDSLHEVEWLEQLGVEVRTGVEVGKDVRGEDLLKDFDAVYIGVGLGEDTKLRIPGEDGPGVFGATAWIEAMKLAAVGATKLGRVLVIGGGNTALDVARECALLGAAEVSMVYRRDVASMSGYAHELEGARKEGVRLVTNATPVAFERDASGRLTGLKVRLAANGSAETVLACDMVALAIGQSKMHAIASEFPGVALDAKGCIVADPTNGATGHAKVFSGGDCINGGKEVVNAVADGRNTARYLDQLWSS, encoded by the coding sequence GTGAATTCCGTTTTCGAAGAAGTGAATCATTCCACCGTCGCCGCCGTGGAAAATTCGAATGGGGGTCCGGCGAAAGAGGGGGCGAGGGTTCCCAAGCTTCCCAAGAACCGAGTCGAGCTCGAATTGCTCGACAAAAAGCCCACGCTGACGCCCGCCGAGGCCAAAGCTGAAGCGGACCGGTGTCTCTATTGCCAAGATGCGCCATGCATCAAAGCGTGTCCCACCGAGATCGACATCCCGACCTTCATCAAGAAGATCGCGAGCGACAACGTCCGGGGAAGCGCCAAGACGATATTCGAGCAAAACCTGCTTGGATATTCGTGCTCGCGCGTATGCCCGGTGGAAGTGTTGTGCGTTGGCTCATGCGTATACAATGCATGGCACCGCGAGCCGATCGCCATTGGCCGTTTGCAGCGTTATGCGACGGAGATGGCCACGGCCGTAGGGAAGCCGCCGCTGTTCTCGCCGAAGCCTCGTTCGGGGCGCAAGGTGGCGCTCATTGGCGCGGGGCCCGCGTCGCTTTCCTGCGCAGGGTACCTCGCGTTGGAAGGGCACCAGGCGGTGATCTTCGAAAAGCGCGCGTTCGCGGGCGGGCTCAATACGACGGGCATCGCGCCGTACAAGCTTCACGCGGAGGACTCGCTGCACGAGGTCGAATGGCTCGAGCAGCTGGGGGTCGAGGTGCGCACCGGCGTGGAAGTCGGCAAAGACGTCCGCGGTGAGGATCTGCTGAAAGACTTCGATGCGGTCTACATCGGCGTCGGCCTGGGGGAGGACACCAAGCTGCGCATTCCGGGCGAGGACGGGCCGGGTGTGTTCGGCGCTACCGCATGGATCGAGGCGATGAAGCTCGCCGCCGTCGGCGCGACGAAGCTTGGGCGCGTGTTGGTCATCGGCGGCGGAAACACCGCGTTGGACGTGGCGCGTGAGTGCGCATTGCTCGGCGCGGCCGAGGTTTCCATGGTGTACCGGCGCGACGTCGCCTCGATGAGCGGCTACGCGCACGAGCTCGAGGGGGCGCGCAAGGAAGGCGTGCGCCTCGTCACGAATGCGACGCCGGTCGCGTTCGAGCGCGATGCGTCGGGGCGGCTCACCGGATTGAAAGTGCGGCTTGCCGCGAATGGGTCCGCGGAAACCGTGCTTGCCTGCGACATGGTCGCGTTGGCCATTGGGCAGTCGAAAATGCACGCCATTGCCTCGGAGTTCCCCGGCGTCGCGCTCGATGCCAAAGGGTGCATCGTGGCCGACCCGACGAACGGGGCCACCGGCCATGCGAAGGTGTTCAGCGGCGGCGACTGCATCAACGGCGGCAAAGAAGTCGTCAATGCGGTGGCCGACGGTCGAAACACCGCGCGCTACCTCGACCAATTGTGGAGCTCGTAG
- a CDS encoding BMP family ABC transporter substrate-binding protein, which translates to MRVGWHVARAGLVILLGSTMLNAGGCSLVVEKEIEGKGFGSTCTSNGDCHAGVCEQNLCTAKCTGDADCPSPTKCVQKTGYCASPLHAGFMYVGVLEDQGWSYMQDQGRKAAQDALPYLTTDFALNVITDDDVNRTAREMIAKGANVILQTSQGGTAPMGKLAQEFPGVTFLQLYNRTVSPPNLGSYWVKLQQSWYIAGYVAAKKSKTNRIAWIGGYVSPQGVVRANGFIRGARRANPNIKVDIRWVGFWFDPSINPPKYREILLTEQALDAGADVVIGNIDNERPYDVVKQRREQNKDVWSIETNNPASCEKYKDSCLGVAWLNWAPIYIDQLDQIHRKTWTPSYVHRGMAADKTQSPVGFTPSDQNLTDTNIRLEIANMMSDFAKDPEAPLRGPYNISGAQREPVGDGEVISEDELLKMCWFPEGAIEKRNPDDPTSEDIPATVPVGDKTFLKKQYLSAANQGLADPPDCRKNL; encoded by the coding sequence ATGAGGGTAGGTTGGCACGTTGCGAGGGCGGGCCTCGTGATCCTTCTCGGCAGCACCATGCTGAATGCCGGAGGGTGCTCGCTCGTCGTCGAGAAAGAAATCGAAGGAAAGGGGTTTGGGAGTACCTGCACCTCGAACGGCGACTGCCACGCCGGCGTGTGCGAGCAAAATCTCTGCACCGCGAAATGCACGGGCGACGCGGATTGTCCCTCGCCCACGAAGTGCGTCCAGAAAACGGGTTATTGCGCCTCCCCACTCCACGCCGGTTTCATGTACGTCGGCGTTTTGGAGGATCAGGGTTGGAGCTACATGCAAGACCAGGGACGCAAAGCCGCGCAGGATGCACTTCCCTACCTGACGACGGACTTCGCGCTGAACGTCATCACCGACGATGACGTCAACCGGACCGCGCGCGAAATGATCGCGAAGGGGGCCAATGTCATCTTGCAGACGTCGCAGGGTGGCACCGCCCCCATGGGGAAGTTGGCCCAAGAGTTCCCCGGAGTGACATTTTTGCAGCTTTACAATCGAACCGTGTCCCCGCCCAACCTGGGGTCGTATTGGGTCAAGCTGCAACAATCGTGGTACATCGCAGGCTACGTCGCGGCGAAGAAGTCCAAGACGAACCGCATTGCCTGGATTGGCGGATACGTCTCCCCGCAGGGTGTGGTGCGTGCCAATGGATTCATTCGCGGCGCGCGCAGGGCCAACCCCAACATCAAAGTCGACATTCGCTGGGTCGGTTTCTGGTTCGACCCGAGCATCAATCCACCGAAGTACCGTGAGATCTTGTTGACCGAGCAAGCCCTCGACGCCGGCGCCGACGTCGTGATCGGCAACATCGACAACGAGCGACCGTACGATGTGGTGAAGCAAAGGCGCGAGCAGAACAAGGACGTGTGGTCCATCGAGACCAACAACCCCGCCTCCTGCGAGAAATACAAAGACTCGTGTCTCGGCGTGGCCTGGCTCAATTGGGCACCGATCTACATCGACCAACTGGACCAGATTCACCGCAAGACGTGGACCCCGAGCTACGTGCACCGCGGCATGGCGGCGGACAAGACCCAGAGCCCGGTGGGATTCACGCCTTCGGATCAGAACCTGACGGACACGAACATTCGGCTCGAAATTGCCAACATGATGTCCGACTTTGCAAAAGACCCGGAGGCGCCGCTTCGCGGTCCTTACAACATCTCCGGTGCCCAGCGCGAGCCTGTCGGGGACGGCGAAGTCATCTCCGAGGACGAGCTCTTGAAAATGTGCTGGTTCCCCGAGGGGGCCATCGAAAAGAGGAATCCCGACGACCCGACGTCCGAGGACATACCCGCCACCGTGCCCGTGGGCGACAAGACATTCTTGAAAAAGCAGTACCTGAGTGCTGCGAACCAAGGCCTGGCCGATCCGCCCGACTGTCGAAAGAACCTTTGA
- a CDS encoding ABC transporter permease, with protein sequence MLISVGVVIALAAFWEAAKALFDIPVHKLPHIHQIFAEFFRESGDGQWMLSIMLENAGVTAGEAAIGFVLGGVAGFGLALAFARSSLVERGLLPYVIASQTVPILAIAPMVVVWLGTSWVSKAVIAAYLTFFPVTIHVLRGLKSVERDAVALMESYAATPAQIFFKLRLPACLPYLFTALRISATASVIGAVVGELPVGSQYGMGVVIINAAQYYNWRPANLWSAILISALIGIAFYALVALAERLIVTWKPLSSDASEGEATV encoded by the coding sequence ATGCTCATCTCCGTCGGTGTGGTGATAGCTCTCGCCGCATTTTGGGAGGCGGCAAAGGCTCTGTTCGATATCCCCGTCCACAAGCTGCCCCACATTCATCAGATCTTCGCCGAGTTCTTTCGCGAGAGCGGGGATGGGCAGTGGATGCTCAGCATCATGCTGGAGAACGCGGGGGTGACCGCGGGGGAGGCGGCCATTGGCTTCGTGCTCGGCGGGGTGGCGGGATTCGGCTTGGCCCTGGCCTTTGCGCGCTCGTCGCTCGTCGAGCGGGGGCTACTTCCCTACGTCATCGCCTCGCAAACGGTCCCCATCTTGGCCATCGCGCCGATGGTCGTCGTGTGGCTGGGTACCTCGTGGGTCAGCAAGGCGGTCATCGCAGCGTATTTGACGTTCTTCCCCGTAACCATCCACGTGCTGCGCGGGCTCAAGTCGGTCGAGCGCGATGCCGTCGCCCTCATGGAATCGTACGCGGCCACCCCGGCGCAGATCTTTTTCAAACTGCGCCTGCCCGCGTGCTTGCCGTACCTGTTCACCGCCCTGCGCATCTCGGCGACGGCCAGCGTCATCGGCGCGGTCGTGGGCGAGTTGCCCGTGGGAAGCCAATACGGCATGGGCGTGGTCATCATCAACGCCGCCCAATATTACAACTGGCGCCCGGCCAACCTGTGGAGCGCGATCTTGATTTCGGCTTTGATTGGTATTGCCTTTTACGCGCTCGTCGCCTTGGCGGAGCGCCTGATTGTCACGTGGAAGCCCCTTTCTTCCGATGCTTCCGAGGGTGAGGCCACGGTATGA